A region of the Candidatus Uhrbacteria bacterium genome:
ATGACCATCTTTTCTTTAGGATGCTTTTCAATCCAGTCGTTCATTTCTTTCATGACCTTTTTATTTACTTGATCGCGATGCTTGCGCGACTTGTAGATGATAAAGGAATACCAGATTGTTTCACTTGGCTTGGGTTTGACGAGCTGCATGAAGGTCGTTGGCTTTTGTCCACCCATGCTTGGGTTCATGTCATCGCCGATACATTCAACGTAGGCGACGGCGCCATGTTTCATCCAGGATTTACCACCTTCTTGGGCCATCTTGCGATACGCGGCAATATTCTTCTTTGGAACCATGAGTACGAAACCGTCGATGTAGGACATAGGTTTAAGGATGATGATTAACTCTTCTTTTATCCAAGCGGTCGAGGCGGAGAATTCTAACGGCGGCGTAAATCACGAGGGCGATGACGAGGAAGTCGACAAAAGCCATGATGAACTCGCCGTAGAGGATCGAGGCACTGCCAATCGTCCAAGTGGCTGTTTTGAGACCGGCTGCTTT
Encoded here:
- a CDS encoding DUF1428 domain-containing protein, giving the protein MSYIDGFVLMVPKKNIAAYRKMAQEGGKSWMKHGAVAYVECIGDDMNPSMGGQKPTTFMQLVKPKPSETIWYSFIIYKSRKHRDQVNKKVMKEMNDWIEKHPKEKMVMPFDEKRMAVGGFKPVVELWKK
- a CDS encoding MscL family protein; this encodes MEKISPMNGFLEFIREQGVVGLAVGFILGGAISKFVSSLVTNILNPLIGLALGKAAGLKTATWTIGSASILYGEFIMAFVDFLVIALVIYAAVRILRLDRLDKRRVNHHP